The sequence GGTCGGCCGGTGGTGCCGGAGGTGTAAACCAGCGAGGCCACGTCATCGGTAGCGGTGGCCTCAATGCGTTCGTTCACTGCGGCGTCATCAAGCTCGCGGCCCTCAAACTTCAGGGTGTCAATGGCAGAAGAGTTAATCTCCAAGATGCGGCGCAGCTGGGAAGGTGAACCGTGCAGCTGCGGGGTACCGTCCTCACGCAGCTTGAGGTGCTTGACCAGCTCAGAGTGCTCGCGAGTCTCCGTAATCGCCAGGACAGCGCCGGAATCTTCCACAATCCACTGAACCTGGGAGAGCGAGGAGGATGGGTAGACCGGAACAGAAATCGCGCCGGCAGCCCAGATAGCGTAATCCAGCAGGGACCACTCATAACGCGTCGTCGAGATCAAAGCAACGCGGTCGCCCTGCTCCACGCCGAGGGCAATGAGGCCTTTCGCCACTGCGTAGACCTCCTCGACGAATTCCTTTGCGGTAACGTTGACCCACTCGTAGTTCGCCGGACGGGTAAACATTACGCCATGTGGGCGGGCCTTTGCCGTGGCCATCATGGCCGTCAGGCAGGTCTCCCCTTCATCAATCTGGAACTGAGCTTTGGTATGTGCCTCATTTAAAGTCACAGTTGTGTCCTTTCCCACAAAAACTAAATTCCAGCCCACTCTACCAACCGGATTTATCACGTGCGTGCGGAGGGCGTGGCACAATTGGGCGATGTGACTACCCGTGATCTGCTTCAAGAGCTCGCCCAGCGCCACGGAGTGGCCTGCGAGTACACCGCCCAGAACGGACAGCCTGTGTACGTCAGCGAGGAAACTATTACCTATACGCTGCGCGCACTTGGCGTCTCTATCTCTGACCGACCTGACGATGAAGAATTAACACAGGCCCTCTTTGAGGACTACCTGGATCGCGCTTCCCGCCCATTGCCACCGTGCGTCGTGGCGCGCGAAGGCGCAGAAAAATCCTTCACTGTCCACGTCCACGATGGTGATCCCGTCACCGTCACCATTGAGTTAGAGAATGGCGAGACGCGTCCGACATACCAGGACCACAACGACGCCCCGCCTGCCGACGTCTCCGGGATCATCTGGGGCGAGGCCTCCTTCCACGTTCCTGGAGACTTGCCGTTGGGCTTCCACACCCTGAAGCTATCCTCTCCGGGCATTGGCGAGTATGAATGCCCGCTCATCGTCGTGCCGAACCACCTGAGCACAGCGGATCGCTTCCTCGAGCAGCCCGCAGCGGGTGCGATGGCGCAGCTGTACTCAGTGCGCTCCGACAAGTCCTGGGGTATGGGTGATTTCGGCGACCTGGCCGAGCTTGCAGAGATTCTCGCTCCGCACTATGACTTCCTCCTTATTAACCCGTTGCATGCAGGTGAACCGCTCCCGCCAGTGGAGGATTCGCCGTACCTGCCCACCACCCGCCGTTTCATCAACCCCATTTACATCCGCGTCGAGGATGTTCCGGAGCTGAAGCTCCTGAGCCCAGAGCTGCAGGATGATGTGGCCGAGCTGGCTTCCGAGTTCCGCGAGCGCAACCACTCCGCCGAGGAAATTGACCGCGACTCCATCTTTGAGGCCAAGCTGCAGGTACTGCAAGAGCTCTTCAACCAAGAGATGACGCCGGAGCGCCGTGCGGCCTTTGGTGAATACCAGCGCCGCGAGGGCCGCGGCCTGCGCAACTTTGCCCTGTGGTGCGCTGAGACCGAGTTGGAGCGCCACAGCGGCCGCCGCCACGCACTTGACCTCGATGTCTCCGATTTGGCGGAGTTCTACTCGTGGTTGCAATTCCTCTGCGATGAGCAGCTGGACGCCGCTCAGCGCCGCGCGCTTAATGCCGGGATGTCCATTGGCCTTATCACGGACATGGCTGTGGGCATCCACCCCAGCGGCGCCGATGCGGTCAACCTCTCGGAATACCTTGCGCCGCAGTGCTCGGTAGGTGCACCGCCGGATGATTACAACCAGCAGGGCCAGGATTGGTCACAGCCGCCGTGGCACCCGGTGCGTTTGGCAGAGTCCGGCTACCTCCCGTGGCGGAACCTGCTGCGCACCATGCTGGGCAACGCGGGTGGTCTGCGCGTGGACCACGTTCTCGGTCTGTTCCGCCTGTACTGGATTCCGCGCCACTCCAGCCCGCTCAACGGCACGTACGTGAACTATGACTGGGAAGCCATGCTGGGGATCTTGGCGCTCGAGGCCGAGCGCGCTGGTGCGGTCCTCGTGGGCGAGGACCTGGGCACCCTCGAGCCCTGGGTTCAGACTGCTCTGCAGGACATGGGCGTGCTAGGCACCACCATCATCTGGTTTGAACATGCCGATGATGGCCCCACTCCGCGCCCTCAGGATCGGTACCGCCAGATGGCGATGTCCTCCGTGGGTACGCACGATCTGCCGCCGACTTTGGCCTACTTGCGTGGCGACCACATCGCCTTGCGCGCACGCTTGGGTCTGTTGACCACCGCAGTCGCGGATGAAATGGAGCAAGACCGCGAGTGGCAAAGCGAGGTCAAAGACAACCTGCAGGCCTACGGCATGCTGGATAATCGTGAGAACGCAGAAGACGTCCTCGTGGCGCTCCACGAGTACGTTGCTGGCACTCCGTCCGCGCTGACTATCACTAATGTCGTGGACATGGTCGGTGACGTGCGCGCACAGAACCTGCCGGGCACGACGAAGGATCAGTACCCCAACTGGTGTATCCCGCTCTGCAACACCGCCGGCGAGCCGGTGCTGCTGGAGGATCTGCCGAAGCAGGAGCTTTTCCAGCGCCTAGCCCAAGTGTCAACGCGGTCGAGCTAAGACGCGGCTGAGGGCGGGCCGACTAGACCAGCAGACCCGCTACTGCCACAACAACGATGAGCGCGATCATCAACCACAGGGTCACGCTCACTCGGGATTTGGGGAGGGCCCGCTTACGCTGGGGCTGCTCTGGGCGCTCGGGGTCCCAGAGCCCTTCACGGTGATCATCGGGAGTCATGCTCACCCATCCTAGTCACGGCCTCCACGCGCGAGTACACGCGGTCAATAACCCACATGAGAAGCCACCCCATAATCGTCGCGGCCGGCACGGCGGTGACGGCAAGCACCGCCATTTGCGCCCACACTGGCGCTTGCACAAGCCATTCCATGCCCTCAGGGTAGCCTGTTGGACATGAGCAGCGCACCTCTCGACATCACCTGCCCCGCAGGCACCATCACCGGATACCTCACGGACGATGTTGCCCACTTCCATTCCATTGAGTACTCCCACATCCCAGGAGATTTCGCGGATCCTGAGCCCGCTGCCCGCCGCGATCAGGATGCGCGCACACCGCATCCGGAAAAGATTGCGCTCACCATCACCGCGCCATCCGAGCCGCTCATCACTGGCGAACGCCATGCATCTTCGCTGGCACCGGTGCTGGTCTATGTCCACGGCGGGCGCTACGAGCACGGCTCCCACGAGGACCGCCGCGCAGAAGGCACGCCGACCGCGCAGGCGGGCATTGTGCACGTGCAGCTGGGCTACCGCGTGGGACTGCCGGGCCTGGCACGTTTCCGCGATGATGAACCCAACCGCTACCGCGCCATTGAGGACCTGCAGCTGGGCCTGGAATGGATCCAGCGCAATATTGAATCCTTTGGCGGTGACCCCACCAACGTCACCCTTCTGGGCCAGTCCGCCGGAGCCAATGCCGTGCTGTGGCTGACCCGGCGCGATCACTACCGTGGCGCCTTCCGCCGTGGTGTTGCGCTGTCCCCCGGTTTCCCGCGCGAGAGCTTTGAGGAGCGCAAGGCCACGCTGCGTCAGGTAATGAAGAAGCCCATTACGCGCTCCTCCCTGGCTGCGATGAGCCAGGAGGAGCTCGACGCCGGTTATAAAAAGTTCCGCAGGAAGTACAACTTGGACATGGCGCTCGGCCCGACGCCCATGGTGTGCTCGCAGCTTGCCCAGGTCCCCCTCATCCTCGGAAGCACCCGCGACGAGTTCTATAACATCCCCGCCACCCAGAAAATTGACC is a genomic window of Corynebacterium singulare containing:
- the malQ gene encoding 4-alpha-glucanotransferase; translation: MTTRDLLQELAQRHGVACEYTAQNGQPVYVSEETITYTLRALGVSISDRPDDEELTQALFEDYLDRASRPLPPCVVAREGAEKSFTVHVHDGDPVTVTIELENGETRPTYQDHNDAPPADVSGIIWGEASFHVPGDLPLGFHTLKLSSPGIGEYECPLIVVPNHLSTADRFLEQPAAGAMAQLYSVRSDKSWGMGDFGDLAELAEILAPHYDFLLINPLHAGEPLPPVEDSPYLPTTRRFINPIYIRVEDVPELKLLSPELQDDVAELASEFRERNHSAEEIDRDSIFEAKLQVLQELFNQEMTPERRAAFGEYQRREGRGLRNFALWCAETELERHSGRRHALDLDVSDLAEFYSWLQFLCDEQLDAAQRRALNAGMSIGLITDMAVGIHPSGADAVNLSEYLAPQCSVGAPPDDYNQQGQDWSQPPWHPVRLAESGYLPWRNLLRTMLGNAGGLRVDHVLGLFRLYWIPRHSSPLNGTYVNYDWEAMLGILALEAERAGAVLVGEDLGTLEPWVQTALQDMGVLGTTIIWFEHADDGPTPRPQDRYRQMAMSSVGTHDLPPTLAYLRGDHIALRARLGLLTTAVADEMEQDREWQSEVKDNLQAYGMLDNRENAEDVLVALHEYVAGTPSALTITNVVDMVGDVRAQNLPGTTKDQYPNWCIPLCNTAGEPVLLEDLPKQELFQRLAQVSTRSS
- a CDS encoding carboxylesterase family protein produces the protein MSSAPLDITCPAGTITGYLTDDVAHFHSIEYSHIPGDFADPEPAARRDQDARTPHPEKIALTITAPSEPLITGERHASSLAPVLVYVHGGRYEHGSHEDRRAEGTPTAQAGIVHVQLGYRVGLPGLARFRDDEPNRYRAIEDLQLGLEWIQRNIESFGGDPTNVTLLGQSAGANAVLWLTRRDHYRGAFRRGVALSPGFPRESFEERKATLRQVMKKPITRSSLAAMSQEELDAGYKKFRRKYNLDMALGPTPMVCSQLAQVPLILGSTRDEFYNIPATQKIDRSPFRGIALRYLAPRLGFPRNGFKPWYQVARFLDKDRPSGRMVGDAIIRRWTAEVAEKAPGETWMVEFTRSSGPALHCEELRPLFGRTELAAWLQEYVRTGDPGFESYRPEHAVWEYNLDNGEHRVAHSSLDYISAAFAKDGALL